From Ipomoea triloba cultivar NCNSP0323 chromosome 5, ASM357664v1, the proteins below share one genomic window:
- the LOC116020758 gene encoding kinesin-like protein KIN-10C: MASSTPDLSRLKLNHASNPSRKVRIVGKIRGFTDQELGFLSNSKPWITVNKSSDEDASGKVTILFGDKGTSRKDTFELDNCYDQGEDETVFSREIKPAISDVFTGRDASIIAYGARGSGKTYTIQGLATSAIGDILSRVEDNGKRVSISFFEVFQERAYDLLDPDQREVQVLEDSQGKVKLKGLSQVSIKSLSEFHDIYFGRGTLCKQVQKTSVGVPRRSHKGLIVYVSSPDENQIDKPVGVINFVDLAGYEDSRSSIRDGATLAESTRINMSLHSIMNVVFALNTNNHVPYRENKLTRMLKESLGGNNYTLMLACMNPIFCQDTIYAVSLASRSCENIKMAVRNSTTKCRSSTKRDIRPPTTPSSVKKQTNSGVHDFSLKKSTSVWNGRKLFSGGKVTASKQTEVPSDDSLATKSSKLLQDTGSIVASSSLHEKTEVPPNDSVVTKFELQHDTISTITSSLHEEEAEVPFEPFQTDSISMIKTSVNEENFPQGMEITSGNHGEAIGFTNGEGGDIEKENKVYTTTKAGSPLLSERLRALTDNLKQLQASTPLAIKLQEEGSQAVLLHTVEPKTPVIENGFRVSDKLDITKYNSPWEAFSERNSRVKDSFVGEYLKFMNSASKEDLKRLKGIGEKRAQYILELRDNSPEHFKKLEDLQEIGLSAKQVKSMVKTMAGELFF, translated from the exons ATGGCCTCCTCCACGCCAGATTTGAGCCGTCTCAAACTCAACCACGCCTCAAACCCGTCTCGAAAGGTGCGAATCGTCGGAAAAATCAGAGGTTTTACAGATCAAGAGTTAGGGTTTCTGAGCAACTCTAAGCCGTGGATCACTGTCAACAAATCTTCAGACGAAGATGCTTCTGGAAAAGTCACAATCTTGTTTGGAGACAAAGGAACCAG CCGTAAAGACACCTTTGAACTAGATAATTGTTATGACCAAGGAGAGGATGAAACTGTATTCTCAAGAGAGATAAAGCCTGCTATCTCCGATGTCTTCACTGGTAGAGATGCTTCAATTATTGCATATGGAGCTAGAGGCAGTGGTAAAACTTATACAATTCAG GGTTTGGCAACTTCTGCAATTGGTGATATCCTTTCTAGAGTAGAGGATAATGGAAAGAGAGTGTCCATTTCTTTCTTTGAGGTGTTTCAAGAGCGTGCTTATGATCTTTTGGATCCAGACCAACGTGAAGTTCAAGTACTTGAAGATTCCCAAGGCAAAGTGAAACTCAAAGGACTTTCTCAG GTCTCAATAAAATCCTTATCAGAATTTCATGATATATATTTTGGTCGGGGCACATTATGCAAACAAGTGCAGAAGACATCAGTTGGAGTGCCAAGAAGGAGCCATAAGGGTTTGATAGTATATGTTTCATCTCCTGATGAAAACCAGATTGACAAACCTGTTGGTGTGATAAACTTTGTCGATTTAGCAG GATATGAGGATTCCAGAAGTAGTATTAGAGACGGAGCAACACTTGCAGAGAGTACTAGAATAAACATGTCTCTGCATTCCATAATGAATGTTGTGTTTGCACTCAACACAAATAATCATGTCCCTTATAGAGAAAACAAACTTACTCGGATGCTAAAGGAGTCTCTTGGGGGAAACAATTACACGTTGATGCTTGCTTGCATG AACCCGATCTTTTGTCAAGACACTATCTACGCTGTAAGTTTGGCTTCAAGATCATGTGAAAACATCAAGATGGCAGTTCGAAACTCTACAACAAAATGTAGGAGTTCTACCAAACGGGACATACGACCACCCACTACCCCATCAAGTGTGAAAAAGCAAACTAACAGTGGTGTGCATGATTTTTCTTTAAAGAAATCCACTAGTGTGTGGAATGGGAG GAAACTGTTTAGTGGGGGCAAAGTTACGGCTTCTAAGCAG ACAGAGGTGCCATCGGATGATTCTTTAGCCACAAAGTCGTCTAAGCTTCTCCAAGACACTGGTTCCATCGTAGCATCATCTTCCTTGCACGAAAAG ACAGAGGTCCCACCAAATGATTCTGTAGTCACAAAGTTTGAGCTTCAACATGACACTATTTCCACCATAACATCTTCCTTGCATGAAGAAGAG GCAGAGGTCCCTTTTGAACCTTTTCAGACAGACTCTATTTCCATGATAAAAACTTCCGTGAATGAAGAG AATTTTCCTCAAGGCATGGAAATTACTTCAGGCAATCATGGTGAAGCAATAGGATTCACAAACGGAGAAG GTGGTGATATTGAAAAGGAGAACAAAGTTTATACCACAACCAAAGCTGGATCACCATTACTAAGTGAAAGATTGCGAGCATTAACAGATAATCTAAAACAGTTGCAGGCTTCTACTCCATTGGCCATAAAATTGCAAGAGGAGGGAAGCCAAGCAGTTCTCCTTCATACAGTGGAGCCTAAAACTCCAGTTATTGAAAATGGTTTTCGGGTTAGTGATAAATTGGATATCACCAAGTATAACAGTCCTTGGGAGGCATTTAGTGAGCGCAATTCTAGAGTAAAG GATTCCTTTGTTGGAGAATATCTCAAGTTTATGAATTCTGCTAGCAA GGAAGACTTGAAACGATTAAAG GGCATAGGAGAAAAGAGAGCTCAGTACATTCTTGAACTCCGTGATAACTCTCCTGAGCATTTCAAAAAG CTTGAAGACTTGCAAGAGATTGGTCTCTCAGCAAAGCAG GTGAAGAGCATGGTGAAAACGATGGCTGGAGAACTCTTCTTTTAG
- the LOC116019924 gene encoding probable arabinosyltransferase ARAD1, with amino-acid sequence MALKTTTTASFCSIRSLFLSLSILCSLSIYFFFFTSTTPSLHLQNLQSPSSSIKVFVADLPRSLNYGLLEQYWSIDSDSRLGSEVDNEIRKTLLHKGSQKFPPYPENPLIKQYSAEYWILGDLMTPPELRNGSFAKRVFDAEEADVILVPFFATLSAEMQLGLNKGAFRKKVGNEDYERQKMAVDTVKQTKAWKRSGGRDHVFVLTDPVAMWHVKAEIAPTILLVVDFGGWYKLDAKAANDSLPDMIQHTQVSLLKDVIVPYTHLLPKLQLSENQKRPTLIYFKGAKHRHRGGLVREKLWDLLVNEPGVVMEEGFPNATGKEQSIKGMRTSEFCLHPAGDTPTSCRLFDAIQSLCIPVIVSDNIELPFEGMTDYSEFSVFVAVSEALQPNWLVSHLRSYSSAQKDRLRRNMAQVQPIFNYDSGHQGGIGPIPHDGAVNSIWKKVHQKLPIIKEAIIREKRKPPGVSVPRRCHCT; translated from the exons ATGGCTCTGAAGACGACAACTACTGCTTCTTTCTGTTCCATCCGTTCTCTCTTCCTCTCACTCTCAATCCTTTGTTCTCTCTCcatctatttctttttcttcaccAGTACAACCCCATCACTACATCTTCAAAATCTCCAAAGCCCCTCAAGTTCCATTAAAGTCTTTGTTGCAGACCTTCCCAGATCCCTCAACTACGGTCTGCTTGAGCAGTACTGGTCCATAGACTCAGATTCTAGGCTAGGGAGTGAAGTAGACAATGAAATCAGGAAGACCCTTTTACACAAAGGTTCTCAAAAGTTCCCTCCATATCCTGAGAACCCACTGATCAAACAGTACAGTGCAGAGTACTGGATCTTGGGTGACTTGATGACCCCTCCTGAGTTGAGAAATGGCTCTTTTGCTAAAAGGGTGTTTGATGCTGAGGAGGCTGATGTGATCTTAGTGCCATTTTTTGCAACATTGAGTGCTGAGATGCAACTGGGGTTGAATAAAGGAGCATTTAGAAAGAAGGTAGGGAATGAGGACTATGAGAGGCAGAAAATGGCTGTGGATACTGTGAAGCAGACCAAGGCTTGGAAACGCTCTGGAGGCCGTGACCATGTATTTGTTCTCACTG ACCCAGTTGCAATGTGGCATGTTAAAGCTGAGATTGCTCCAACGATTCTCTTAGTGGTGGATTTTGGAGGGTGGTATAAGCTCGATGCAAAAGCAGCAAATGACAGCTTACCAGATATGATACAGCACACTCAAGTTTCATTGCTGAAGGACGTGATTGTGCCTTACACCCATTTACTACCTAAATTGCAGTTATCTGAAAACCAGAAGCGCCCTACGCTTATTTACTTCAAAGGAGCTAAGCATAGGCATAGG GGAGGGCTGGTTCGAGAAAAACTATGGGACTTGCTGGTTAATGAGCCCGGAGTAGTAATGGAAGAAGGTTTTCCAAATGCCACCGGGAAGGAGCAGTCAATTAAGGGAATGAGAACGTCAGAGTTCTGCTTGCACCCAGCAGGAGATACACCCACATCATGCAGACTATTTGATGCCATCCAAAGTCTCTGTATCCCGGTCATTGTTAGCGACAATATTGAGCTCCCGTTTGAAGGGATGACTGATTATTCAGAATTTTCTGTCTTCGTAGCAGTAAGTGAAGCACTGCAACCAAACTGGCTTGTGAGCCATCTTAGGAGCTATTCAAGTGCACAGAAGGATAGACTTCGGCGTAATATGGCTCAGGTCCAGCCCATCTTCAACTATGACAGCGGTCATCAAGGTGGTATCGGTCCCATACCTCATGATGGCGCTGTGAACTCCATATGGAAAAAGGTTCACCAAAAACTACCTATAATCAAAGAAGCTATCATCCGAGAGAAAAGGAAACCTCCCGGAGTTTCTGTTCCACGCCGTTGCCATTGTACTTGA